A region from the Benincasa hispida cultivar B227 chromosome 12, ASM972705v1, whole genome shotgun sequence genome encodes:
- the LOC120092867 gene encoding immune-associated nucleotide-binding protein 9-like — translation MAQRQGKGEMVNQQVVSPLTLVLVGRTGNGKSATGNSILGRRAFKSRTSSSGITRSSELQSCVRKDGKVINVIDSPGLFDPSVSSEYIVTEIVKCIDLVKEGIHAIILVFSTRTRFSKEEKSTFQTLQTLFGTKIVDFVIVLFTGGDELEDNKETLEDYLGRECPMGLKDIIAASKNRCLVFDNKTKNETKKVEQVEKLIEMVNGVVQQNGGKAYTHALFSNLKFETKLQDVKTKLEQQLECERQARLEAEQRMQEFKNKSIEEIQVLNDRLRDALERPLPPPPPPPPRMRQPMLWPCVIV, via the exons ATGGCGCAAAGGCAAGGGAAGGGGGAAATGGTTAATCAACAGGTTGTTTCTCCACTAACATTGGTATTGGTGGGTCGTACAGGAAATGGAAAAAGTGCAACTGGAAATAGTATTCTTGGAAGAAGAGCATTCAAATCGAGGACAAGTTCTTCTGGTATTACTAGATCTTCTGAGTTGCAATCATGTGTCAGGAAAGATGGCAAGGTCATAAATGTGATCGACAGTCCTG GATTGTTTGATCCAAGTGTTAGTTCAGAATACATTGTAACAGAAATCGTGAAATGCATAGATTTAGTAAAAGAAGGTATTCATGCAATTATCTTAGTTTTTTCAACGAGGACTCGATTTtcgaaagaagaaaaatctaCTTTTCAAACACTTCAAACTTTGTTTGGAACAAAGATCGTGGATTTTGTCATTGTCCTCTTCACCGGAGGGGACGAACTCGAAGATAATAAAGAAACACTGGAAGATTACTTGGGTCGTGAGTGTCCTATGGGGTTGAAGGATATCATAGCCGCAAGCAAGAATCGCTGCTTGGTTTTTGATAACAAGACCAAGAATGAAACAAAGAAGGTTGaacaagtagagaaattgatAGAGATGGTGAATGGAGTTGTACAACAAAATGGAGGAAAAGCCTACACTCATGCCTTGTTCTCTAATCTCAAGTTTGAGACCAAGTTGCAAGATGTGAAAACCAAGCTTGAACAACAATTGGAGTGTGAAAGACAAGCAAGACTTGAAGCAGAACAGAGAATGCaagaatttaaaaacaaatccaTTGAAGAAATTCAAGTCCTCAACGACCGTCTACGCGACGCACTTGAAAGGCCACTGCCACCGCCACCGCCACCACCTCCACGAATGCGACAACCAATGCTGTGGCCTTGTGTTATTGTATGA